One part of the Mariniblastus fucicola genome encodes these proteins:
- a CDS encoding phytanoyl-CoA dioxygenase family protein: MNSQINVSDSDPDQSDQAAKLFREHGTLFLQNAFPRSLIQSVADAFAEKYLSMSKKELRKRDAVVGDRRYMVTVDIKKPFNRPELYANPQLMPILERLLSPHLRIASFGAVVAWPGAESQPVHLDHPPLFDPAEQNQLLPPYAVTLVVPLVDVTPEIGPTAIWPGSHSDPNRLQQLSQLMEAADYSDAEMPVTKLGDAYMMDYRVIHGGMANNSDTVRPILYLVYSRPWFRDGFNFSSQPSVQIGKKQRKKVPDRWQGLFRK; the protein is encoded by the coding sequence ATGAACTCACAGATCAACGTTTCCGATTCCGATCCAGACCAGAGCGACCAAGCCGCCAAGCTTTTTCGCGAACATGGAACGCTGTTTCTGCAAAACGCATTTCCCCGCTCACTGATCCAAAGTGTGGCGGACGCGTTCGCGGAGAAGTATCTTTCGATGAGCAAGAAGGAGCTGAGAAAACGGGACGCCGTTGTCGGAGACCGTCGCTACATGGTCACCGTCGACATCAAGAAACCGTTCAACCGTCCGGAGCTCTACGCCAATCCGCAGTTGATGCCGATCCTTGAAAGACTACTTTCGCCGCATCTCCGAATCGCCAGTTTTGGCGCGGTCGTCGCATGGCCCGGAGCAGAATCCCAGCCTGTTCACCTTGACCATCCGCCGCTATTCGATCCAGCCGAACAGAACCAGTTGCTGCCGCCGTACGCCGTTACTCTCGTCGTTCCGCTCGTTGACGTGACCCCGGAGATTGGCCCAACCGCGATCTGGCCTGGTTCGCATAGCGATCCGAATCGGCTGCAGCAACTGTCGCAGTTGATGGAAGCGGCTGACTACTCTGATGCCGAGATGCCTGTGACGAAGTTGGGTGACGCCTACATGATGGACTATCGTGTGATTCACGGCGGTATGGCAAACAATAGCGATACCGTGCGTCCGATTTTGTATCTCGTCTACAGCCGGCCATGGTTTCGCGACGGTTTCAATTTTTCGTCTCAGCCATCGGTACAGATTGGCAAGAAGCAACGCAAGAAAGTCCCCGATCGTTGGCAAGGCTTGTTTCGCAAATAG
- a CDS encoding lysophospholipid acyltransferase family protein, which produces MSDPSDKTRRSPPIRFAQSIVRWFFRINMLPYRIRIDGMKRYPRTGPMLVCSNHQSNLDPLILGCACPRPVNYLAKKQLFKFPPLGWFLRWNDAIELDREATGLGGIKETLKRLKKKESVVMFPEGTRSRDGELLPIKRGFCTLVKKTKVTIMPVAIDGAWDALPRHSPWPNFGATINVVFGDPIEPEEYADLSDDELTALLEEKIRECFEKARRMKEHCKMLKLDPPEEHGS; this is translated from the coding sequence ATGTCAGACCCCTCGGATAAAACCAGACGTTCGCCTCCGATCCGATTCGCTCAGTCCATCGTGCGATGGTTCTTTCGGATCAACATGTTGCCGTATCGCATCCGCATCGACGGGATGAAACGGTATCCGCGAACGGGTCCAATGTTGGTTTGCTCGAACCACCAGAGCAACCTTGATCCATTAATCTTGGGCTGTGCTTGCCCTCGGCCAGTGAACTATTTGGCCAAGAAACAGCTGTTCAAGTTTCCGCCCCTGGGTTGGTTTTTGCGTTGGAACGACGCCATTGAACTCGATCGCGAAGCAACAGGGCTTGGCGGAATCAAGGAAACGCTCAAGCGACTGAAGAAGAAAGAATCGGTCGTCATGTTTCCTGAAGGAACCCGTTCCCGCGATGGCGAGTTGTTGCCGATCAAGCGTGGTTTCTGCACGTTGGTGAAGAAAACGAAAGTCACCATTATGCCTGTGGCAATCGATGGAGCCTGGGATGCGTTGCCCCGTCATTCGCCGTGGCCAAATTTTGGCGCTACGATCAACGTTGTGTTTGGGGATCCGATTGAGCCGGAAGAGTATGCTGATCTTTCGGATGACGAATTGACCGCGTTGCTGGAAGAGAAGATCCGGGAGTGCTTTGAGAAAGCGCGGCGGATGAAAGAGCATTGCAAGATGTTGAAGCTTGATCCGCCTGAAGAACACGGTTCGTGA